The following proteins are encoded in a genomic region of Phaeodactylum tricornutum CCAP 1055/1 chromosome 1, whole genome shotgun sequence:
- a CDS encoding predicted protein, producing MDLKDRLKRFDTHSPVSKEFRVYTVQGAVLSIVTLVFVGYLVTADFFFNFQVTLQEKVHVNASSPSGIELEFDVSLPDVPCSKLSIDANDPNGQKQSLHLDTDHHVWKHRITLLPNGHRQLLGERSKLELGSTLLTEKDLEVKAEELQNAKDNSESRTEMTPCGDCYGAGEEGECCKSCEDVKRAYKRRGWSLRDTSGVSQCRRESGIAEAEGEGCNVHGVVALSSGGGNLHIAPGRDTEANFPGGMNIFDALLQSFHQWNVSHQIHKLRFGKDYPAGVYQLDGETRTITDGYGMYQYYFQVVPTRYTFLNGTTIQTHQYSVTEHLRHVSPGSNRGYSLNSRMPGIFFFYEVSPLHVDIMEVYQKGWIAFLTSVCAIVGGVVTIAGLIDHVIFSRQHSSRELMR from the exons ATGGATCTGAAGGACCGCTTAAAGAGGTTTGATACACACTCTCCAGTATCCAAAGAATTTCGTGTTTACACTGTTCAGGGTGCTGTTCTATCCATCGTTACTTTAGTCTTCGTCGGGTATCTTGTCACCGCTgatttttttttcaatttccaAGTAACGCTTCAGGAAAAAGTTCATGTGAATGCAAGCAGTCCGTCGGGAATTGAGCTGGAGTTCGACGTCAGTTTGCCGGATGTCCCGTGCTCCAAGCTTAGTATCGATGCCAACGACCCGAATGGACAAAAGCAATCCCTTCATTTAGACACAGATCATCATGTATGGAAGCATCGTATTACTTTATTGCCTAACGGGCACCGCCAACTATTAGGAGAGCGATCTAAACTTGAGCTGGGAAGCACTTTGCTGACGGAAAAAGACTTAGAAGTGAAAGCAGAGGAGCTGCAGAATGCCAAGGACAATTCTGAATCGAGGACTGAAATGACACCGTGTGGTGATTGTTACGGCGCAGGAGAGGAAGGCGAATGCTGCAAGTCTTGCGAGGACGTGAAAAGAGCCTACAAAAGACGGGGGTGGTCGTTGCGAGATACATCGGGAGTGTCGCAGTGTCGAAGAGAGTCGGGAATCGCGGAAGCAGAAGGTGAGGGATGTAATGTACACGGAGTCGTGGCATTGTCAAGTGGAGGAGGAAACTTGCACATTGCTCCGGGACGGGATACGGAGGCCAATTTTCCTGGAGGAATGAATATTTTCGACGCGCTTTTGCAATCGTTTCATCAGTGGAATGTGTCGCATCAAATCCACAAACTGCGCTTCGGAAAGGATTATCCTGCTGGTGTCTATCAGTTGGATGGCGAAACGAGAACAATTACAGATGGATACGGCATGTATCAATACTATTTTCAG GTCGTCCCTACCCGATACACTTTTTTGAATGGCACGACAATCCAGACACACCAATACAGCGTGACAGAGCATCTCAGGCATGTAAGCCCTGGATCCAATCGAGGGTAT TCCTTAAACTCCAGAATGCCTGgcattttcttcttttacGAAGTCAGTCCGCTACACGTCGATATAATGGAAGTCTATCAAAAGGGCTGGATTGCATTTCTTACAAGCGTCTGTGCCATCGTCGGCGGGGTAGTAACCATCGCTGGATTGATCGATCATGTCATTTTCAGTAGACAACATTCGTCCAGAGAGCTGATGCGATGA
- a CDS encoding predicted protein, with product MVLSDKILFPPCTSEKCTVDEEEKRKVAAVQPCAMTEKCVSACSAYGRVCPCAARIAGHAACEAMQELMKGSKIFKEDERTFVHLDPNDITISEKLGEGGFSNVNRCVVQAGDEAGQEFAVKYLKRKAMVDIHQFKHGAADLAIEAFFLHSLDHPNIVKLHGVSAGKIENNVASGEECGFFIVVDRLFDTLESRIETFRKEQEDYSTNPLIRRGGAYREKQKSNLMERCRIALEIASAIEYLHSKQIIFRDLKPDNIGFDKHGTLKIFDFGLAKELKPELCNQDGRYRLTGNTGSRRYMAPEVAKDCPYDMTVDSYSFGILLWELCSAEKPFYGYSSGKHMQQVVLGGERPKMDSQHTVYWPENLQWIMTRCWSPFPSLRPSFSTISEILMDVLAKKESVPHRLLMHTINEEKHPLEGPVGGFVSLFSRKANRRSTTAGTIDDKSQDSEASAYRRKSWGFGMRR from the coding sequence ATGGTTCTATCAGACAAGATTTTATTTCCACCCTGCACGTCGGAGAAGTGTACtgttgacgaagaagaaaagcggAAGGTTGCAGCCGTACAGCCTTGTGCGATGACGGAAAAGTGTGTGAGCGCGTGCTCCGCATATGGTCGTGTTTGCCCTTGCGCGGCACGAATCGCCGGTCACGCAGCATGTGAGGCAATGCAAGAATTGATGAAGGGTAGCAAAATATTTAAAGAAGACGAACGGACCTTCGTCCACCTTGATCCGAACGATATCACTATTTCAGAAAAATTGGGAGAAGGTGGATTCAGTAATGTAAATCGCTGTGTCGTGCAAGCTGGAGACGAGGCTGGTCAAGAATTCGCTGTAAAGTATTTGAAGCGTAAGGCTATGGTCGATATTCACCAATTCAAGCATGGCGCAGCTGACCTCGCCATCGaagctttctttttgcaTTCTTTGGACCATCCCAACATTGTCAAGCTGCATGGTGTAAGCGCCGGTAAGATTGAGAACAACGTTGCATCCGGTGAAGAATGTGGATTCTTTATTGTCGTCGATCGACTATTCGATACACTAGAAAGTAGGATTGAAACCTTTCGGAAAGAACAGGAAGATTATTCGACAAATCCTCTCATACGGCGAGGGGGTGCCTATCGCGAAAAGCAGAAAAGCAACTTGATGGAGAGATGCAGAATAGCTCTGGAAATTGCGAGTGCAATTGAGTATCTGCACTCAAAACAAATTATTTTCAGAGATTTAAAGCCTGATAACATCGGGTTTGACAAACACGGCACTTTGAAGATATTTGATTTTGGTTTAGCCAAGGAACTGAAACCTGAACTTTGTAACCAAGATGGGCGCTATCGGCTAACGGGAAACACAGGGAGCCGCCGTTATATGGCACCTGAAGTTGCTAAAGACTGTCCTTACGATATGACCGTGGACTCGTATTCTTTTGGTATCCTTTTGTGGGAGTTGTGCTCTGCCGAGAAGCCTTTCTATGGATACAGCAGTGGCAAACATATGCAGCAAGTCGTACTTGGAGGCGAACGACCGAAAATGGACTCTCAACATACCGTGTACTGGCCAGAAAATTTGCAATGGATCATGACACGGTGTTGGTCGCCTTTCCCTTCTCTGAGGCCATCTTTTTCCACAATTTCGGAGATTTTGATGGATGTTCTAGCCAAGAAGGAATCCGTTCCACATCGGCTTTTAATGCATACCATTAACGAAGAGAAGCATCCCCTCGAAGGCCCAGTTGGTGGCTTTGTATCCTTGTTTTCTCGAAAGGCCAACAGACGAAGTACCACAGCTGGTACGATTGACGACAAGTCGCAGGATTCCGAAGCAAGCGCGTATAGGAGAAAGTCATGGGGATTCGGAATGCGACGATAG
- a CDS encoding predicted protein — MVQSINTKALLTMASVLRRPGLMVPQLSVATVSQMNFTALKDHGIAAVMFDKDNTLTSPYENEIHPLAAQGIDEALRVFGRDRVAILSNSAGTKDDVDYTDAIRIENVLGIQVIRHEEKKPGGLDEVLAHFDLTDPATLCMVGDRLLTDIVFGNLHGMLTVHCLPLCSGSENSKDNWTAKLLRPMENKAL, encoded by the coding sequence ATGGTTCAATCTATCAACACCAAGGCTCTCCTGACTATGGCGTCGGTACTTCGGAGACCGGGGTTGATGGTTCCTCAGCTCTCGGTAGCAACGGTGTCACAGATGAATTTTACTGCTCTGAAGGATCACGGAATTGCTGCCGTAATGTTCGATAAAGACAACACTTTAACTTCCCCATATGAAAATGAAATACATCCTCTCGCAGCCCAGGGCATCGACGAAGCCTTGCGAGTTTTTGGACGAGATCGAGTCGCAATTTTAAGCAACAGCGCTGGAACCAAAGATGACGTCGATTACACCGATGCCATTAGAATTGAGAATGTATTGGGAATCCAAGTGATTCGTCACGAGGAGAAGAAGCCGGGCGGGCTCGACGAAGTGCTGGCACACTTTGATCTCACTGACCCAGCCACACTGTGTATGGTTGGTGATCGACTTTTGACCGATATTGTTTTCGGGAACTTGCACGGTATGTTAACTGTGCACTGCTTGCCACTTTGTTCAGGATCAGAGAATTCTAAGGACAATTGGACGGCAAAATTACTTCGACCGATGGAGAATAAAGCTTTA
- a CDS encoding predicted protein: protein MKNLVSKSESLDKTSNVLVDYKSVDYRGFVFVVHHAHGMMLLRCTRKKNKPHHWQLPGGHIDKTEFVEAARANFVHNTQLLEAGKRGAARELFEETGIDVRSQLHRMEPATLREPKDGESELANEYKHRLFYILNVANDDFLSHGETPMGTLGETLKPEPEVAADMLKLHSGGKVSAALLMAMGRSIVHEKSTDRNKSAATTLSQHHDDLSLHTLFQYGLRFLFALPQCKFLKLLDTNASAELLNDLHRSSLKYDEDPSPGLFESPSIRVRTDVARKKLQKQSMQY, encoded by the exons ATGAAGAATCTCGTCAGCAAAAGCGAGTCACTTGACAAAACTTCCAATGTTCTGGTCGACTACAAATCGGTTGATTATAGGGGATTCGTATTCGTTGTGCACCACGCACATGGTATGATGCTTTTGCGTTGTACCAgaaagaagaacaagccaCACCACTGGCAACTGCCTGGCGGACATATCGATAAAACTGAATTTGTTGAAGCTG CGAGAGCAAACTTTGTTCACAATACTCAGTTACTGGAGGCTGGGAAACGAGGGGCAGCAAGGGAGCTATTCGAAGAAACAGGGATTGATGTCAGATCCCAACTGCACCGGATGGAGCCTGCCACACTTCGAGAGCCCAAAGACGGCGAATCTGAACTCGCCAATGAGTATAAACATCGACTCTTTTACATCCTGAATGTTGCGAATGACGACTTTCTGTCACACGGCGAAACCCCTATGGGCACATTAGGAGAGACCCTCAAA CCTGAACCAGAGGTCGCTGCGGATATGCTTAAACTTCATAGCGGAGGCAAAGTATCGGCAGCACTTCTAATGGCTATGGGCCGGTCAATAGTCCACGAAAAGTCTACTGATCGAAACAAAAGTGCTGCCACTACCCTATCACAACACCACGACGATTTGTCACT TCATACTCTTTTTCAATATGGACTACGCTTTCTGTTCGCGTTACCACAATGCAAATTTCTCAAACTGTTGGATACGAATGCTTCTGCGGAATTACTGAATGATTTGCACAGGTCATCATTGAAATATGACGAAGATCCTTCGCCTGGACTTTTCGAATCGCCTTCAATCCGTGTACGGACCGACGTTGCCCGAAAGAAGCTTCAGAAGCAATCGATGCAATACTAG
- a CDS encoding predicted protein: MQQINEDACVRGCHEIRDVQEERDQGSSFHVEFKDSSDPRSALTEADSRAQKAIVAALKQDWGPELRIIGEEDPKDGFLSVATNKTALRINLCSSIFKEDCDMQTLSDIIVFVDPLDGTREFVEGRLQNCQVLIGISVGGIASAGAIGIPFPTGNLDESPTVVYGKVGLGHGIIGSPLPNAHGRIPLSQPLLATGDTILPIMAEARRIVQEHFGGINCLYGGAGNKILAAALGLVDCTIQHKFGGPWDTCAPAAVLKSMGGEITDLLGEDLSVYQEGEQEQSTRRGFVATGRNSLIPHKVLVAALQESKRITTYING, from the exons ATGCAACAAATCAATGAAG ATGCGTGTGTACGAGGGTGCCATGAGATCCGCGACGtccaagaagaaagggaCCAAGGGTCGTCCTTCCATGTGGAATTCAAAGATTCATCTGATCCAAGGTCAGCGCTTACGGAGGCTGACAGTAGAGCTCAAAAAGCTATTGTCGCTGCTTTGAAACAAGATTGGGGGCCCGAACTAAGAATCATCGGAGAAGAGGACCCAAAGGATGGATTTCTTTCGGTTGCAACAAACAAAACAGCACTACGGATCAATCTGTGCTCATCCATTTTTAAGGAAGACTGTGACATGCAAACTCTTTCGGACATCATTGTATTTGTGGACCCTCTGGATGGAACAAGGGAATTCGTCGAAGGACGGCTTCAAAACTGTCAGGTTCTGATTGGTATTTCTGTCGGCGGAATTGCGTCAGCAGGGGCAATCGgaattccttttccaacagGAAATTTAGACGAATCGCCCACAGTTGTATATGGGAAAGTCGGACTCGGGCACGGGATTATTGGAAGCCCACTTCCCAATGCTCATGGTCGGATTCCGCTATCACAACCCTTACTGGCGACAGGGGATACAATTCTTCCAATTATGGCTGAGGCAAGACGTATAGTGCAAGAGCATTTTGGAGGTATAAACTGCCTCTACGGAGGTGCAGGGAACAAGATCCTCGCTGCTGCTCTTGGACTTGTGGATTGCACAATACAACACAAATTTGGTGGCCCGTGGGACACATGCGCCCCCGCAGCAGTGCTAAAATCAATGGGTGGTGAAATCACTGACCTGCTAGGAGAGGATCTTTCTGTCTATCAAGAAGGAGAGCAAGAACAGTCAACCAGGAGAGGATTTGTAGCCACAGGGAGAAACTCCCTCATCCCACACAAAGTTCTTGTTGCGGCCCTGCAGGAATCTAAAAGAATCACCACATATATAAACGGCTAG
- a CDS encoding predicted protein codes for VAVKQFSLVDTSSRQRHMLLKELKTLCQVECKSLVLLHGAFLETETVTMVLELMDCGSVETLVGKSMSGLDEGIVAALSYQIFSGLSFLHDRKILHRDIKPANILLHSSGHTKLCDFGLATLGEQSLSCTVLGTTRFMAPERLRASPYGKSSDIWSVGLVLLE; via the coding sequence GTTGCCGTAAAGCAGTTCTCTTTGGTTGATACATCCTCTCGGCAAAGGCATATGCTTCTCAAAGAGCTGAAAACATTATGTCAGGTCGAATGCAAATCCCTCGTGCTCCTTCATGGTGCTTTTCTCGAAACTGAGACTGTAACTATGGTCTTGGAGTTGATGGATTGCGGTTCTGTAGAAACGCTTGTCGGTAAATCAATGTCTGGGTTAGATGAAGGGATAGTTGCTGCACTCTCTTATCAGATATTCTCGGGCCTGTCTTTTCTTCACGATCGAAAAATACTGCACCGGGACATTAAACCAGCCAACATCTTGCTTCACTCGAGTGGCCACACCAAGCTTTGCGATTTTGGATTGGCTACGCTGGGAGAGCAGTCCTTGAGCTGCACTGTTCTAGGAACGACAAGATTTATGGCACCTGAACGATTACGTGCAAGCCCCTACGGAAAATCAAGCGACATTTGGAGTGTCGGCTTAGTGCTTCTGGAA
- a CDS encoding predicted protein — MRDAEAIAFVKLVSADGHEFLMARTVAIASSKTIRLMLEGSFREAQDNVIRFPDIAGYVLERVVKYLHYKTQHSTSTSRIPEFAIEPEVALELLIAAKYLDC, encoded by the coding sequence ATGAGAGATGCGGAAGCAATAGCTTTTGTCAAGCTAGTATCAGCCGACGGTCATGAGTTTTTAATGGCCCGGACCGTGGCCATTGCATCAAGCAAAACTATTCGGCTCATGCTAGAGGGGTCTTTCCGAGAAGCGCAAGACAACGTCATTCGGTTCCCAGATATAGCGGGATATGTCTTAGAAAGGGTGGTGAAATATCTACATTACAAAACCCAGCACAGTACATCTACATCTCGGATTCCGGAGTTTGCCATTGAGCCGGAAGTGGCGCTGGAGCTTTTAATTGCAGCCAAGTATCTGGATTGTTGA
- a CDS encoding predicted protein → MDLQKYYRTELLTADEEYSLGMKIQFMIKCELVHEGLSSKLMRLPTIEEWAAACGGTATDFVEMVMTSREAKQRMVQSNMRLVVSIARKYSNVGVSLQDLVQEGSLGLSRAAEKFEPKKGFKFSTYASWWIQQAVFRSIAYHSRTIRLPVHVHNLLNRVRKVRNNLQRELSRTPTNEEMAEELGMTLQKYNKMLRLTKRSISLETPKYQSNPKDLGHESHDLLGDTISASSALFDESTPEKRVDRGIFHEDLHEMLEILDEDERRVICSRYGLSDGLTRTVTAVASQMKQSKAWVRSQECRALRKLRRPWYEKKLKEHQDALTS, encoded by the exons ATGGACCTGCAAAAATACTACCGCACCGAGCTCCTAACGGCTGACGAAGAATACTCACTCGGTATGAAAATTCAGTTCATGATTAAGTGTGAACTCGTACACGAAGGCCTATCGTCCAAATTGATGCGTCTCCCGACAATTGAGGAATGGGCCGCGGCTTGTGG GGGTACTGCAACGGATTTCGTGGAAATGGTCATGACAAGTCGAGAGGCTAAGCAACGAATGGTGCAAAGCAATATGCGGCTAGTGGTTAGTATTGCGCGCAAATATTCGAATGTGGGAGTCAGTTTGCAAGATTTGGTACAAGAAGGTAGCTTGGGCCTCTCACGTGCAGCGGAGAAGTTTGAGCCCAAGAAAGGATTTAAGTTTTCGACCTACGCTTCTTGGTGGATTCAACAAGCCGTTTTTCGTTCGATTGCCTACCATTCTCGTACTATCCGTTTACCCGTACACGTGCACAATCTTCTCAATCGTGTTCGTAAAGTCCGAAACAATCTACAGCGCGAGTTGAGTCGGACTCCTACCAACGAAGAAATGGCCGAAGAACTGGGGATGACGCTACAAAAGTACAACAAGATGCTTCGTCTAACCAAGCGTAgcatttctttggaaacaccCAAATACCAGAGCAACCCGAAAGATCTCGGTCACGAAAGTCACGATTTGCTAGGGGACACAATCTCCGCCAGTAGTGCTCTTTTTGACGAAAGCACACCCGAAAAACGAGTCGACCGTGGAATTTTTCACGAAGACTTGCATGAGATGCTCGAaattctcgacgaagacgagcgTCGAGTGATTTGCTCACGCTACGGTCTCTCGGATGGACTGACTCGGACGGTAACTGCCGTGGCATCCCAAATGAAGCAAAGCAAGGCCTGGGTCCGCTCTCAAGAATGCCGAGCTCTTCGCAAACTCCGTCGGCCGTGGTACGAAAAGAAACTCAAGGAGCACCAAGACGCCCTGACTAGCTAA
- a CDS encoding predicted protein encodes MSSTTTQRRKIGSVKSGDSLTVQVELEENRESTSVPMVTATVRRRFCGTGPFDRYWLNLDCCGLFCALITYCLHAYGVYAVCFVLIPPWMSTTSEDGIRSLSIAGIGNRIGFSLLAALAVAAHFKTMTTDPGTVPPDAQPLPETEEKIETEEEKQLQSLMIMPTQKGRRLCRRCKAFKPQRAHHCSVCRRCVIKMDHHCPWVNNCVGIGNHKYFLLFVFYTFLTCTYSMVFVITRFATCVSHDTTGGRHNRHHIACLDHPTQMLTVLGLLIEALLFGMFTSCMMYDQSEVIRSKLTHIDRLKGLDIGGSLEGITEVFGIGSCSRDVNHTGFRCDWLSPFRRVCYPPSAVDEVMGFCRLARKGTSETELPARSNGSALRKVADLRLISPRHTTGPDTLQGAVRGGTDLFFQKSNKTATAATKFLISRTELIEKNECSWYVNQTRSFVPMNMEEWQRRIRADKEKERQQKSQSAEILQSYRGGVKDEDLKLSALRQEEREKHLDAERLMHSYQNNERIEVRQRPVRVDPQLASPPVRAESDRSVNVTPGSVSAMAGRFAQVSDSDNSLSVSPSARTRKTVVVEALPPFGVTSLVEEGAAKETNLTNSTALSPVLDAFGTESQEYDQVALENAADLAAFSSATVPESFPRMIRLDVLISFGLVTSSENPILDGYVKAAGQIVQWRLTENSDLGRSVTYNTDVPAFIKKSNWDDFYVDSSGRSDVRRCVAVAAIPLFLTNGFPVDTVKDDIVRSLQHSIHSGEFVELAQAFR; translated from the exons ATGAGTTCTACTACAACACAGAGGCGAAAAATTGGCTCGGTCAAGTCAGGAGATTCGTTGACGGTACAGGTAGAACTGGAGGAAAATCGCGAGTCCACCTCGGTCCCAATGGTGACAGCAACAGTTCGTCGACGATTCTGTGGTACCGGACCTTTCGACAGATATTGGTTGAACCTGGATTGTTGTGGCCTCTTTTGCGCCCTGATAACTTATTGTCTGCACGCCTATGGAGTGTATGCTGTCTGCTTCGTTCTGATCCCACCCTGGATGAGCACTACGAGCGAAGATGGCATCCGGAGTTTGAGCATAGCAGGCATCGGGAATCGCATCGGGTTTTCTCTGTTGGCAGCATTGGCGGTTGCGGCTCATTTCAAAACAATGACAACCGATCCCGGTACGGTGCCACCCGATGCGCAACCGCTTCCCGAAACCGAGGAGAAAATAGAAActgaggaagaaaagcaattgcAAAGTTTGATGATTATGCCAACTCAAAAGGGACGtcgactttgtcgtcgttgcaaAGCGTTCAAGCCGCAGCGGGCACATCATTGTAGTGTCTGTCGCCGATGCGTTATTAAAATGGACCATCACTG CCCCTGGGTCAA CAACTGCGTAGGTATTGGCAACCACAAATACTTTCTACTATTTGTGTTCTACACCTTTTTGACCTGCACGTATTCCATGGTGTTTGTCATTACTCGATTTGCGACGTGTGTGTCACACGATACGACGGGCGGACGTCACAATCGCCACCATATTGCCTGCTTGGATCACCCTACCCAGATGCTTACAGTTCTCGGTCTTTTGATCGAAGCTTTGCTCTTTGGAATGTTTACCTCCTGCATGATGTATGATCAATCCGAAGTAATCCGATCCAAATTGACACACATTGACCGTCTGAAAGGTCTCGATATTGGTGGTTCCTTGGAAGGCATCACCGAAGTCTTCGGAATTGGCAGCTGCAGTCGGGATGTCAACCACACAGGATTTCGCTGCGATTGGTTGTCCCCCTTTCGTCGAGTTTGCTACCCACCCTCAGCGGTGGACGAAGTAATGGGATTTTGCCGACTCGCGAGAAAGGGCACGTCCGAAACAGAGTTGCCGGCCCGGTCGAACGGTTCCGCGTTGCGTAAGGTGGCGGACTTG CGCTTAATTTCGCCCCGTCACACAACCGGACCGGACACGTTACAGGGGGCCGTTCGTGGTGGTACGGATCTGTTTTTCCAGAAGA GTAACAAAACGGCCACCGCTGCCACCAAATTTTTGATTAGTAGAACGGAGCTGATCGAAAAAAATGAGTGCTCCTGGTACGTAAACCAAACTCGCTCGTTTG TCCCAATGAATATGGAGGAATGGCAGCGGCGAATTCGGGCGGATAAAGAAAAGGAGCGCCAGCAGAAATCGCAGTCTGCCGAAATCCTTCAAAGCTACCGGGGTGGCGTCAAGGACGAGGATCTGAAACTTTCGGCCCTGAGGCAAGAAGAGCGGGAAAAGCATTTGGACGCCGAAAGGTTGATGCATAGTTACCAAAATAATGAACGGATCGAAGTCAGGCAGCGACCTGTTCGGGTAGATCCGCAGCTTGCGTCACCACCGGTACGAGCGGAAAGCGATCGGTCGGTCAACGTGACACCAGGATCGGTATCGGCCATGGCGGGGAGATTTGCGCAGGTATCAGACTCTGACAATAGTTTGTCTGTGTCACCGTCAGCACGGACAAGAAAAACAGTCGTTGTGGAGGCTCTTCCGCCGTTTGGGGTCACTTCCCTAGTGGAAGAAGGTGCGGCGAAGGAGACAAATCTCACCAACTCGACGGCTCTATCGCCAGTGCTGGATGCATTCGGAACAGAAAGTCAAGAATACGACCAAGTCGCTTTAGAGAACGCTGCAGATCTCGCAGCATTCTCATCCGCGACCGTTCCAGAATCCTTTCCGAGAATGATTCGATTGGATGTGCTAATTTCTTTTGGACTGGTCACGTCTTCTGAGAACCCTATTTTAGACGGCTACGTTAAGGCGGCCGGCCAGATCGTCCAGTGGCGTCTGACGGAAAATTCTGATTTGGGGAGAAGTGTAACGTACAATACTGATGTTCCTGCTTTTATCAAAAAGTCGAATTGGGACG ACTTCTACGTGGACTCGTCGGGTCGCTCCGATGTCCGGCGCTGCGTAGCGGTGGCGGCTATCCCACTATTTCTGACGAACGGATTTCCTGTGGATACCGTCAAAGATGATATTGTTCGGAGTTTGCAACACTCGATTCATTCAGGGGAATTTGTCGAGCTTGCGCAAGCTTTCCGATAG
- a CDS encoding predicted protein: APEGIQFLEAKKLEEGVVETASGLLYKEIRPGSGKTPTENSPCSCHYAGRLIDGTEFDSSYKRGAPLSFAPNQVIKGWTEAMQLMKEGAKWELYIKSELGYGERGAGAKIPGGAVLVFDLELLEVKGDFVKDQ; the protein is encoded by the exons GCTCCGGAAGGTATCCAGTTCCTCGAGGCCAAGAAGTTAGAAGAAGGAGTGGTTGAGACCGCGAGTGGCCTCCTCTACAAGGAGATTCGTCCCGGTAGTGGCAAGACGCCCACCGAAAACTCTCCTTGCAGTTGCCACTATGCTGGACGCCTTATTGATGGCACCGAGTTCGATAGCAGCTACAAACGTGGTGCTCCTTTGTCCTTCGCTCCAAACCAAG TTATCAAGGGATGGACGGAAGCGATGCAGCTCATGAAGGAAGGCGCCAAGTGGGAGCTTTACATCAAGAGCGAATTGGGCTACGGTGAACGCGGTGCCGGTGCGAAGATTCCGGGCGGCGCCGTTTTGGTGTTTGATCTCGAGCTTCTCGAAGTGAAAGGAGACTTTGTTAAAGATCAGTAG